A genomic segment from Poecilia reticulata strain Guanapo linkage group LG3, Guppy_female_1.0+MT, whole genome shotgun sequence encodes:
- the lrrc28 gene encoding leucine-rich repeat-containing protein 28: protein MATELHETIFMAKQERHKNLFLNYKNLNIFPVELLKDEGLQFLERLYMKRNSLTTLPDNLAQKLPNLIELYLHSNNIVIIPEAIGNLARLQSLDLSNNALQMLCPEIGRLRSLRHLRLSNNQLKCLPPEIGDLQDLETLDLAMNQLMSLPDRLHRCLSLQNLTVDHNLLSHVPRQLCWLHRLNQLSMAANRLTFLPLDLGRSRELQFVFVDNNVDLKGLPSYLYNKVIGCSGCGLSSQALEGGSMGEVLTEALVGLPAEVKVIGSQSDNVVPLEELAMRTMHRIYHHRPAGLNLLPPIILPKSLLDLLQFPLGHCHRCSQAMFTIIYPKLFPLRDTALAGVHRRTTVSFVAYCCSSRCLRTFDLQG, encoded by the exons ATGGCAACTGAACTCCACGAGACTATTTTCATGGCCAAGCAGGAGCGCCACAAAAACCTGTTCCTGAACTAcaaaaacctgaacatttttCCCGTAGAGCTGCTAAAAGATGAAGGACTACAGTTTCTGGAGAGATTGTACATGAAGAGAAACTCGCTGACTACACTG CCTGATAATCTTGCTCAGAAGCTCCCAAATCTTATAGAATT GTACCTGCACTCAAACAACATTGTCATTATTCCTGAAG CTATTGGAAATCTGGCACGACTGCAGTCACTGGACCTGAGCAATAACGCCCTCCAGATGCTCTGCCCAGAGATTGGCCGCCTGAGGTCTCTGCGACACCTGAGACTGTCCAATAATCAACTCAAATGCCTTCCACCAG AGATTGGTGATCTGCAGGACCTGGAGACCCTCGACTTGGCTATGAACCAGCTGATGTCTCTTCCAGACCGCCTGCACCGCTGCCTCTCCCTGCAGAACCTCACAGTGGACCACAACCTTCTGAGTCATGTCCCCCGCCAGCTCTGCTGGCTGCACCGCCTCAACCAGCTCTCCATGGCGGCCAATCGCCTGACCTTCCTACCACTCG ATCTGGGCAGATCCCGagagctgcagtttgtgtttgtcgATAACAACGTGGATCTGAAAGGCCTTCCCTCCTACCTGTACAACAAGGTCATCGGCTGCAGCGG gtgtggCTTATCCTCTCAAGCTCTGGAGGGGGGCAGCATGGGTGAGGTRCTGACTGAGGCCCTGGTGGGGCTGCCAGCTGAAGTGAAGGTGATTGGGTCGCAGTCGGATAACGTGGTTCCGCTGGAAGAGCTGGCTATGAGGACTATGCATCGCATCTACCATCACCGCCCAGCAG GCCTGAACTTGCTGCCTCCCATCATCCTCCCAAAGAGCCTGCTGGACCTGCTGCAGTTCCCTCTGGGTCACTGTCACCGTTGCAGCCAAGCCATGTTCACCATCATCTATCCCAAGCTTTTCCCTCTGCGTGACACGGCGTTGGCCGGAGTCCACCGCAG AACAACTGTGAGTTTTGTGGCCTACTGCTGCTCCAGTCGCTGCCTCCGGACCTTTGATCTGCAGGGGTGA